A genomic window from Fusarium verticillioides 7600 chromosome 5, whole genome shotgun sequence includes:
- a CDS encoding tryptophanyl-tRNA synthetase, with amino-acid sequence MWILSCTASVGYLSRMTQWKSKLNISDKSNMNDKAASNLKLGLFSYPVLQAADILVHRATHVPVGEDQRQHLEFARECVTNFNATYGNHLVPPQTTTSPVQRVMSLQNPTEKMSKSSKSPKSRISIIDSPEEIKAKIKAATTDSIPGINYNREERPGISNLLDIMAIFDPEGRKAQELGEQYSDLSPKQLKEMVSDAVIGGLDGIRDRYAELLDKGDKYLDSIEAIGAEKARKSAEETMQVVREAVGL; translated from the exons ATGTGGATTCTCAGTTGTACAGCATCAGTGGGATATTTATCAAGAATGACACAGTGGAAG AGCAAACTAAACATTAGTGACAAGTCGAACATGAACGATAAAGCAGCCAGCAACCTTAAACTCGGTCTGTTTTCATATCCCGTTCTTCAAGCCGCCGATATTCTTGTGCACAG AGCAACTCATGTTCCCGTTGGTGAAGATCAGAGACAACATCTCGAGTTTGCGCGAGAGTGTGTCACAAACTTCAACGCAACTTACGGGAACCATCTAGTACCCCCCCAAACTACCACCT CTCCTGTGCAACGGGTAATGTCTCTCCAGAACCCAACAGAGAAAATGTCAAAGTCCAGCAAGTCACCGAAATCACGaatcagcatcatcgactcGCCtgaagagatcaaggccaaaatCAAAGCTGCAACAACAGACTCCATCCCGGGGATAAATTACAACAGAGAAGAACGACCTGGAATCTCGAATCTGCTTGATATCATGGCCATTTTCGATCCAGAGGGGAGAAAGGCccaagagcttggagagcagTATAGCGATCTTTCacccaagcagctcaaggagatggtCAGTGATGCTGTCATTGGTGGGTTAGATGGTATTCGTGATCGGTATGCCGAGCTGCTGGATAAGGGGGATAAGTACCTTGATTCGATCGAGGCAATTGGTGCTGAAAAGGCACGGAAGAGTGCTGAGGAAACCATGCAGGTTGTCCGAGAGGCTGTTGGGCTATAA